The Nicotiana tabacum cultivar K326 chromosome 5, ASM71507v2, whole genome shotgun sequence sequence GCTTGTAAGTGTTTCGAGTACTCCTGTGTTATGTTTATCAGGTCCTCGACACAGACTACAGAGGCTGCTGAGTGAATCTGGCAATAGATTCTGTGCAGATTGTGGATCTCCTGATCCAAAATGGGTGTAAGTATCAGAAGTTATGACATATCAGTTTCCTATCGCAATTAAAGAAAAAGGTCGATCAATCTCTTTAATTACTTTTTTGATTCATCTTGTAGCTGAACCTTTACTGTCCCACGTTATTTGACTTAGGGACCATCCATTACAGAAACCTTTTACTTCTTGTTCTGAAGTTTTCCTTTGTGCTGGTACTTTATTCATCTCAAATGTTGTTGGAACAGTAAATTTAGTCTTTTTCACCTAGTTTTTTTGTGGTTTGCTGTTTTGTGTTCATGTAAAGTCTCTCCTCCCATTCAGCAAACATACTGACATTGACTGTGGTTTGAGAAGATTTAAAATCATCCAAACTTGAGAATATTAGTTGTTTTACGTTATTGAAAAAATGCTTTCTTTATTTCCCCTCACTATATTGCATTTCAAGAAACTTAATACCTAGCAGTatcttttgttttttgaaaaaaggAATCCTGCTTTGAAGATTTTCCTTTAATTGAATCAGCGTTGTATATTCCTCTTTTTTGCAATTTGGCCTTGAGTCTTGAAATAGCTTTCTATATCTAATTCATTTCGTGATATTCAGATCTTTAAGTCTTGGAGTTTTTATATGTATCAAGTGCTCCGGAGTACATCGAAGCCTTGGAGTGCACATATCGAAGGTTGGATATTCAAACTTTGCGGTTTGTCTTAACCGCCATATATCCTGTTATTGTTGAATGTACTAGAATAATGTTTGatctatttctatttttttcttgtgCCCCTTCATATGAACTGAAATTGTAATTGGAAAACCTAAAACGGAGTAGATACTTGAAATGTTGAAGTACGGGTAAGAAACCTGCCACGTGGAAAATTCTATGGAAAGAAAGAACCTAACCTTCTCTATTCATCTTTGCCTGGATGAAGCAAGTTGCTCCAACTTAACTGATGTGCAGAGAAAAACTTGTATCAATATTGTATTTCATTTGGGTTGTAATAAATTTCCACCAAAGCATGCAGTTCTTTCCATCTTATTCATTTTGAAGCCTTTTCTATCTAGGTTAAGCTAAAAGTTAGGAGAATTTACTGATTCACAAGCTgttattttattgtatttcagATGAATATTGTTGTATAGAGGGTATGTACTCTTCATGTATGTTGCAGAAGTGTGTTAAAGTTTGCAAAATATCAACTTACATAATCTTCTGTGTTTGTCATTCCAAGATCTTGCTTTTTCCTGACTGGGTAGTAGGCACCATTCCTGTACTTTATTCACTTTGATAATCTTTCCTCTTTCTAATGGAAACAAAATAAAGGTTAAAAGGGGTGCGGTGGTTAACTAGTCTGTCATTATTAACAGGTTCTGTCAGTGAAGCTCGACGAATGGACAGACGACCAAGTTGATAGTTTGATAGAGATGGGTGGaaataatgcagcaaacttgaagtATGAAGCTTCCATTCCTGATAGTTATCGGAAGCCCAGACCAGAGGCATCAATAGAAGAGCGTACTGACTTTATCAGGTAGCGTCTTTTCAGTAACCATACGATATAGTTATATGTACTGTCACATTCTATTCTGAATTGAAAATTCACTTGCTGGATACTCAGGAGAAAATACGAGCTGCAGCAATTTCTAAACTCTGATGTGCAGATGATCTGCCCCTTCCCACCATCATCATCCTCACGCTGCAATTCATTAAGCCTTTCTTGTAGTTTGGCCCTGGATAAGAGACATTATGAGAAGCAATCCACTGGGCATCGCATCCATGGCATAGGGCATGCATTTCGTAATAGCTGGAGAAGGAAAGAATCTGAACACAGGAGCACCAAGAAAAGTAACTCAATGGTAATAATTTCTTCTGTAAGGAACAAAATCTTCTATACGAACCTGAGTGAATTATGTTTTTTCTTGTATCCATTCTGCGTCTCAACTTACATGGAATGCATATTGGTAAGGTCAATTATTATTTGAAAAGCGAGAATTTCTTGTTAAAGAAAGGGGAAGGGCTTCTTTTAGAGAGAGCGTGAGGTGGGGATGGGGGGATTTCTGGGGCTTTGAATCAGGGCCACTTATATTGCAAACATTTGGAGACGGGATGGAAAGTCTTTCGTGCTCTATTGCCTTTTTGAGGGCCTCCCGAACCCCATTTTCAATAGTGCACTTTAGCGGAAGGCATGTCCCGGCTGGTGCTTTTGTTTCAAAATTGCTCGAAACCAAAATGTAGACTGTGTTATAGAGCAAAGAAGATGATGGTTTCTTATGTAATTTCAAAGACAATAATGCAATTCTGTACGATCATGGATTGACTTAATATCATAGTTAACACATGCatgatttctcacaaaatcagctTTCAATTTGTAAAACTGAATCATACAGCTACCTATTTTGTCTATAGGCAGGTATGGTTGAATTTATAGGATTGATAAAAGTCAATGTGGTGAGAGGGACCAACCTAGCTGTCCGTGATGTGGTAACAAGTGATCCTTATGTAATTCTCTCCTTGGGAAGCCAGGTAAATGCTAATTcttttttgagttttgtcattGTTTGCATTAGTGCTGGCTAAACTTTTGAAGTTTATCCAGATCTGTAGCATCCTTACTGGAAACTATTGCCACCCAAAAGAACTGGGGCTGATGGTTTATTTGGAACTTTCCTCCCTCTCCTACCACCTGTGGGTGACACATGGCATTAAAATCCTCATACTAAACCCAGCTCTGAACTTCTTTTGGTTGCAGTCAGTCAAGACGCGTGTCATCAAGAACAATCTTAACCCTGTCTGGAATGAAAAGCTAATGTTGTCAATTCCAGAAAATGTTCCTTCTTTGAAAGTGGTATGTGTTTTTCTGTCATTTAATTTTATTAGCTATTTAATGTGAAGAGGGACAATTATATGAACAAACTAATAATAAACCTGCCTCAATACCTTCTCATTTCTCTTtccatgtttatttttattatgaataCTTAAATCTAGTCTCTGGTATGACCAGGTAATAAATGGTACAagccattttctttcttttggttccTTTGGGGAAGTGGAAAAGAATGTGAAAGAAAAGGTTAAAATTTTATcaatgaacaaatgagagaaaGGACAAACTTTTCCTTTGcataatttccctttcttattacaaacaaacaaggaaagagaaaagagattatcttcttttcctttcatatCTCTGCATTCAGTCAAGCTGCTAGAGCTACTTGGAGACGTTAGAAAAATTTTCTGCAATTTGTTACATAATTGTATAAGTATAGTGATCCTTGTAATGTTATTTAGAACATGAGGAGCAATCAGAATCTTAAATCTCTACATCTTAGTTCATCATCTTGGTTAAGGAATAAAATTTGGATCAACCACATTCAACGATATGCCTAAATCTTAGCTTTCATCTCCTAATAACACAGATGAACCGtaaattcatgttttatgttGCTTTCTCAATATAAATGGTTTCACATCACATTCATGTCTCTGTTCTCTTCATCTTGGTAACTAACTTAATATGATTGTCGTTTTGATTCTGTGAGGTGTTCCAAACTTGTATCAAATTTAATCACAACCAGAGATGACACTCCAGACTGAATGAAGGAAAAATATTGTTAAAACTTTCTACATAGCCTTCTAGTGACATCACTAGTCATTTTTTTTAGTATCATATGATGGATGATACGTGAAAGGAACTTGAGAAAATGCCAATTTCAATATGAATCTTcatcttctgcacatttttatttaataaatttcctaCCCTACACCCCCTTGGGCTGCGGCCCTTTCCCAGACCCTGTGTCAACAcaggatgctttgtgcaccggcgggctgccctttttttttttttataaaaaagtaATTATCATCATATGTGAGAGTTGCTTCACTAAATTGTTCAAGCCACCCTAATGAACTTAGGCATGGTTTCGCAGCTTGTCTATGACAAGGATACATTCACAACTGACGACTTCATGGGGGAAGCTGAGATTGACATTCAGCCTCTTGTTACTGCTGCAAAAGCATCTGAAAACTCGACACTCGGTGAATCAATGCCGCTTGGGAAATTGAAAGCAAGCAAAGAAAACACTCTTGTTAAAGATGGCATTATCAGTCTAATAGATGGTAAGGTGAAACAGGATATCACTGTGAAGCTGCAGAATGTTGAAAGGGGAGTACTAGAGATTGAGCTTGAATGTGTTCCTCTCACACAATAACAGGTGCAAGGGAAGGCTGATGAAAAACAATATTCAAGCATATACAGTGGtgtatttaacatggttaatccTTGGGCTGCTGTAACGTATGAGAGGTCCTCTATCTTAGCTGCAGTGAAGCTTTTGGTTGCATTAGATTAGTCAATTGCTTCAAACATGGACGCGTAGAAGAAGGAAACACAATAAAGTGGCAAAGTGTCTGAATTTCGTTTCCATTGCCAGAATCTCTATACTGGAGTAGTTGCAAAGTGAATTCTGCTTGTTAGAGGATGCTCTCCCTGACAGGGCTGAGATGATGAAGGGTCGACTATTTGGACGGACAAGTGTAGACTGCAGCAGAAAGGCAGGGGAATCCGGAATCACACCAGCATTCAACTTTTGATGCCATATTAGACTTTTGATATTGCTAGAGCTAGATATTTCTTTAACCAACTGTATGATGTAAGATATATGTTCTAACCAAAACGAGTACTTTTCTGGTTTTATTAATGCTAATTAGATTACACGTTGGTGTTTACTCTTTTTCAAGTGAC is a genomic window containing:
- the LOC107760300 gene encoding putative ADP-ribosylation factor GTPase-activating protein AGD11 — encoded protein: MSIPHEGNADSNNVSGSCLYELLQMESSSNCSGPQPDRRKRSSSPRHRLQRLLSESGNRFCADCGSPDPKWVSLSLGVFICIKCSGVHRSLGVHISKVLSVKLDEWTDDQVDSLIEMGGNNAANLKYEASIPDSYRKPRPEASIEERTDFIRRKYELQQFLNSDVQMICPFPPSSSSRCNSLSLSCSLALDKRHYEKQSTGHRIHGIGHAFRNSWRRKESEHRSTKKSNSMAGMVEFIGLIKVNVVRGTNLAVRDVVTSDPYVILSLGSQSVKTRVIKNNLNPVWNEKLMLSIPENVPSLKVLVYDKDTFTTDDFMGEAEIDIQPLVTAAKASENSTLGESMPLGKLKASKENTLVKDGIISLIDGKVKQDITVKLQNVERGVLEIELECVPLTQ